Proteins encoded by one window of Vigna radiata var. radiata cultivar VC1973A chromosome 5, Vradiata_ver6, whole genome shotgun sequence:
- the LOC106760130 gene encoding protein FAR1-RELATED SEQUENCE 11, whose product MSEGTSLVLESSENGTDLSQEDIDTIEETAEETILSRQTSVNLVPFIGQRFVSQEAAYEFYCSFAKQCGFSIRRHRTRGKDGVGRGVTRRDFTCHRGGYPQIKPSHDGKVQRNRKSSRCGCQAYMRIVKRADFDVPEWRVTGFRNTHNHELLKSNEVRLLPAYCPISPDDKSRICMFAKAGMSVRQMLRLMELEKGVKLGCLPFTEIDVRNLLQSFRIVDRDNDAIDLITMCKRLKDENHNFKYEFKIDSNNRLEHIAWSYSSSIQSYEAFGDAVVFDTTYRVDAYDMLLGCWLGVDNNGMPCFFSCALLRDENIQSFSWALKAFLGFMKGKAPQTILTDHNTWLKEAIAVELPETKHAFCIWHILSKFSDWFSLLLGSQYDEWKAEFHRLYNLELVEDFEEGWRQMVDKYGLHTNKHIISLYSLRTFWALPFLRRYFFAGLTITSQSESINAFIQRFLSAQSQLHRFVDQVADIVDFNDRAGAKQKMQRKLQKACLKTGSPIESHAATVLTPYALNKLQEELVMAPQYASFLVDEGCFQVRHHSQTDGGCKVFWVPCQEHISCSCHLFEFSGILCRHVLRVMSTNNCFHVPDQYLPGRWRGTTSSSSVNHFRGTTSRDQPERMQLLESMVSTFLVESIETEERLDVACEEISMVLSRIKSLPRSPHGVNDIAFGYPSDSLILPEVEDTNGMIHNFTITNPHDSITTGKLKERRARDGVDLTRKRRQFSAPLCAQYGHDPSDCSIMATDNMSGDALGYL is encoded by the exons ATGTCGGAAGGAACCAGTTTGGTGCTGGAATCATCTGAAAATGGTACAGATTTGTCTCAGGAAGACATTGACACCATTGAGGAAACAGCAGAGGAAACGATTTTGTCAAGACAAACTTCTGTCAACCTTGTTCCTTTTATTGGTCAAAGATTTGTATCTCAAGAAGCAGCTTATGAATTTTATTGCAGTTTTGCTAAGCAGTGTGGCTTTTCAATTAGAAGACACCGAACTCGAGGGAAAGATGGGGTTGGAAGGGGAGTTACAAGGAGGGATTTCACTTGCCATCGTGGTGGTTATCCCCAGATTAAACCTTCTCATGACGGAAAGGTGCAAAGGAACCGCAAATCTTCTCGCTGTGGTTGCCAAGCATACATGCGTATTGTGAAAAGGGCAGATTTTGATGTCCCTGAATGGCGTGTTACTGGTTTTAGGAACACACATAATCATGAGCTATTAAAATCCAATGAGGTGCGCCTTCTTCCAGCCTATTGTCCGATATCTCCTGATGACAAGAGTCGAATATGCATGTTTGCTAAAGCTGGAATGTCAGTAAGGCAGATGTTAAGACTGATGGAGCTGGAGAAAGGGGTCAAACTTGGTTGTCTTCCTTTTACAGAGATAGATGTAAGAAACTTGCTGCAGTCTTTCAGAATTGTGGACAGAGATAATGATGCCATTGATTTGATTACTATGTGCAAGAGGTTAAAGGATGAAAACCATAACTTCAAATATGAATTCAAAATAGATAGTAATAACAGGCTTGAACATATTGCATGGTCGTACAGTTCATCCATTCAATCATATGAGGCATTCGGCGATGCTGTAGTTTTTGATACCACCTACCGAGTAGATGCTTATGACATGCTGTTGGGATGTTGGCTTGGTGTGGACAATAACGGCATGCCTTGTTTCTTTAGTTGCGCACTTCTACGGGATGAAAACATACAATCTTTCTCATGGGCTCTCAAG GCTTTCTTGGGGTTCATGAAAGGAAAGGCTCCTCAAACAATATTGACGGATCACAACACTTGGCTGAAAGAAGCTATTGCAGTTGAATTGCCTGAAACCAAACATGCTTTTTGTATATGGCATATACTTTCCAAGTTCTCTGATTGGTTTTCTTTACTTCTTGGATCACAATATGATGAGTGGAAAGCTGAGTTCCACCGGCTCTACAATTTGGAACTGGTGGAAGATTTTGAAGAAGGCTGGCGGCAAATGGTTGACAAGTATGGACTCCACACAAATAAACATATCATTAGCCTATATTCATTGAGGACATTTTGGGCTTTACCATTCTTGAGGCGCTACTTCTTTGCAGGATTGACCATTACATCTCAGTCTGAGTCCATTAATGCTTTCATCCAACGTTTCTTGAGTGCCCAATCTCAATTACACCGCTTTGTGGACCAA GTGGCTGATATTGTTGATTTTAATGACCGAGCCGGAGCGAAGCAAAAGATGCAAAGGAAACTTCAAAAAGCGTGCCTCAAAACTGGTTCACCTATTGAATCCCATGCTGCCACTGTACTTACTCCCTATGCCTTGAATAAACTTCAGGAAGAGCTAGTTATGGCGCCACAATATGCATCCTTCCTGGTTGATGAAGGTTGTTTCCAGGTCAGACACCACTCTCAGACAGATGGAGGATGCAAAGTATTTTGGGTTCCTTGTCAAGAGCACATAAGCTGCAGCTGTCATCTGTTTGAGTTTTCAGGCATCTTATGTAGACATGTGCTACGTGTCATGTCAACTAATAACTGTTTTCACGTCCCTGATCAATATTTACCAGGTCGATGGCGAGGCACTACTAGTTCATCTTCTGTTAACCACTTCCGGGGCACCACTAGTAGGGATCAGCCTGAAAGGATGCAACTTTTGGAATCCATGGTTTCAACATTTTTAGTGGAATCCATTGAAACTGAGGAACGTCTGGATGTTGCTTGCGAGGAAATTTCCATGGTGCTATCACGCATCAAAAGTCTTCCTAGGTCTCCACATGGGGTGAATGACATTGCATTTGGTTATCCATCAGATTCATTAATCCTCCCAGAGGTAGAAGATACTAATGGAATGATTCACAACTTTACAATCACAAATCCCCATGATTCTATCACTACAGGAAAGCTAAAGGAAAGAAGGGCCAGAGATGGAGTCGATCTCACAAGGAAGCGAAGACAGTTTTCTGCACCATTGTGTGCTCAATATGGACATGATCCATCTGATTGCTCAATAATGGCCACTGACAATATGAGTGGAGATGCATTAGGGTACTTGTAA